From one Chryseobacterium sp. 3008163 genomic stretch:
- a CDS encoding DUF2797 domain-containing protein, giving the protein MQFQGQILKMTSFNDQPIQYYLNLSGDLIHMNELLGKKLSIKHTGYQCVNCGLNKTIYRMGFCKSCFFESPYASDTIIRPELSTAHLGIGERNLDVEKEIQLQPHTVYLAYTGDVKVGVTRNTQIPTRWIDQGATFALPIARTENRYEAGMIEVALKEHLSDKTNWRKMLQDDFEDEVDLADFQQKIKEYFPEDFQKFYSEGEDMWKFDYPFSKPEKVTSFTLDKKPEFSGKLVGIKGQYLAFEGGDFMNIRGHEGYVIELGIS; this is encoded by the coding sequence ATGCAGTTTCAAGGGCAAATTTTAAAAATGACGAGTTTCAATGATCAACCTATTCAATATTATCTGAATCTTTCGGGTGATCTCATCCATATGAACGAATTGTTAGGTAAGAAATTGAGCATTAAACATACAGGTTATCAATGTGTAAATTGTGGTTTAAATAAAACAATTTACAGAATGGGCTTCTGCAAAAGCTGTTTTTTTGAAAGTCCATATGCCAGTGATACCATTATTCGTCCGGAGCTTTCTACCGCACATTTAGGAATTGGTGAGCGTAATCTTGATGTAGAAAAAGAAATCCAATTGCAGCCACATACCGTATATTTAGCTTATACCGGCGATGTGAAAGTGGGTGTGACGAGAAATACGCAAATTCCGACACGATGGATCGATCAGGGCGCAACATTTGCTTTACCGATAGCCAGAACCGAAAACCGTTATGAAGCCGGAATGATAGAAGTTGCCCTCAAAGAACATCTTTCCGACAAAACCAATTGGAGAAAAATGTTGCAGGATGATTTTGAAGATGAGGTAGATTTGGCAGATTTCCAGCAGAAAATAAAAGAATATTTCCCTGAAGATTTCCAAAAGTTTTATTCTGAAGGCGAAGATATGTGGAAGTTTGATTATCCTTTTTCAAAGCCGGAAAAAGTGACTTCTTTTACTTTAGACAAAAAACCTGAATTTTCAGGAAAACTTGTTGGAATTAAAGGACAATATTTAGCTTTTGAAGGTGGTGATTTTATGAATATAAGAGGGCATGAGGGATATGTGATTGAGCTGGGAATTTCATAG
- a CDS encoding DUF2795 domain-containing protein: MYWTLELASYLSDAPWPMTKAELIDYAIRTGAPMEVVENLQAIEDEGEVYDAIDEIWADYPTDEDYLWNEDEY, translated from the coding sequence ATGTACTGGACATTAGAATTAGCTTCATACCTAAGCGACGCACCTTGGCCGATGACAAAGGCAGAACTTATCGACTACGCAATCAGAACTGGTGCACCCATGGAAGTTGTAGAAAACCTTCAGGCTATTGAAGACGAAGGAGAGGTTTACGACGCTATTGATGAAATATGGGCCGACTATCCTACGGACGAAGATTATCTTTGGAACGAGGACGAATATTAA
- the gwsG gene encoding grasp-with-spasm system ATP-grasp peptide maturase: MILIISDTKENTTNEVIKWLVLMDKNFIRVNENEYFEIIMKDDKLALQSDENYFFLDDIVSVWYRRGGIKFKRLRYSNEAVDLHMNEVQHWLEDYVLNIIESKPHINKQSKVHFNKLLVLEKAKKVGLDIPKYFLSNKMNKLLIGKTIVKPLAGNPMLQSITEDEDAMMYTNVVDKLIDNDVFISFFQEKIDKDFEIRIFYLNGMCWSTAIFSQNDNQTKVDFRKYNDDKPNRNVPYLIPEEIERKCQKLMKMLDLNSGSLDFIKKGNQYFFLEVNPIGQFLAHSDNCNYNLDKIIASNL; this comes from the coding sequence ATGATATTAATTATTTCCGATACAAAAGAAAACACCACAAATGAAGTTATAAAATGGCTGGTGCTAATGGATAAAAATTTCATTAGAGTTAATGAGAATGAATATTTTGAAATAATAATGAAAGATGATAAGTTAGCTCTCCAAAGTGATGAAAATTATTTTTTTTTAGATGATATAGTAAGCGTCTGGTACAGAAGAGGTGGAATTAAATTTAAACGTTTACGTTATAGTAATGAGGCTGTAGATTTACATATGAATGAAGTTCAACATTGGCTCGAAGATTATGTTCTAAATATAATTGAATCTAAACCTCACATAAATAAACAGTCTAAAGTACATTTTAATAAACTTTTAGTTTTAGAAAAAGCGAAAAAAGTTGGTTTGGATATACCTAAATATTTTTTATCAAATAAAATGAATAAATTATTGATAGGAAAAACAATAGTAAAACCTCTTGCTGGAAACCCAATGTTACAATCAATTACTGAAGATGAAGATGCAATGATGTATACTAATGTCGTTGATAAATTGATTGATAATGATGTGTTTATTTCTTTTTTTCAAGAGAAAATTGATAAAGATTTCGAAATACGAATATTCTATTTAAATGGAATGTGTTGGTCTACGGCAATATTTTCTCAAAATGATAACCAGACAAAAGTTGATTTTAGAAAATACAACGACGATAAACCAAATAGAAATGTACCATATTTAATCCCAGAAGAGATTGAGAGGAAATGCCAAAAACTTATGAAAATGCTTGATTTAAATAGTGGCTCATTAGACTTTATTAAGAAAGGCAATCAATATTTTTTCTTAGAAGTTAATCCAATTGGTCAATTTTTAGCACATTCGGACAATTGTAATTATAACTTAGATAAAATTATAGCAAGTAACTTATGA
- a CDS encoding bacteriocin-like protein has product MKNLKKLARNEMKDIFGAGPILIGCSTACCPTDGRPRCPKIYCPAVVCPQYV; this is encoded by the coding sequence ATGAAAAATCTGAAAAAATTAGCAAGAAACGAAATGAAAGACATTTTTGGAGCCGGGCCAATCCTTATTGGATGTTCAACAGCTTGCTGTCCTACAGATGGCAGACCAAGATGTCCGAAAATTTACTGTCCGGCTGTGGTTTGCCCGCAGTATGTATAA
- a CDS encoding grasp-with-spasm system A modified peptide — translation MKNLKGMKSTFSSLENKKLRDLRTIRGGEDSVRSAPSNAVGEGCGDEDVYTDAGGTKDNWQYKARLTFCDHPFY, via the coding sequence ATGAAAAACTTAAAAGGAATGAAAAGCACATTCTCTTCTCTTGAAAACAAAAAATTGAGAGATTTACGTACTATTAGAGGTGGAGAAGATTCAGTTAGATCAGCTCCATCTAATGCTGTGGGTGAAGGATGTGGAGATGAAGATGTTTATACTGATGCAGGAGGTACCAAAGATAATTGGCAATATAAAGCTAGGCTGACATTTTGTGACCATCCTTTTTATTAA
- a CDS encoding GLPGLI family protein produces the protein MSFVYEMKYRLNKKNPDKYITNTMILDFSDNVSIFRSKVDRISDSLKMNNGSSKIYSSNFENQFYIKKNLINSDIANIITNSEFIYLIRIQEVLKWEILSEKKKIGSNNCQKASVNYGGREWIAWFTNEIPINDGPYIFNGLPGLIVSIVDKDRDYEFNLIEIKKSSNLFDVKKNTITIDWNKFEKLAKTYYENPNSSLEQKIKSYKYYRYQDAKGNDIELNLKEMNKGQQNYIKSTNNPIELNHRIDY, from the coding sequence ATGAGTTTTGTTTATGAAATGAAATATAGATTAAATAAAAAAAATCCTGATAAGTATATTACTAATACAATGATTTTAGATTTTTCAGATAATGTTTCTATATTTCGGAGTAAGGTTGATAGAATTTCGGATTCTTTAAAAATGAATAATGGATCATCAAAAATATATTCTTCAAATTTTGAAAATCAATTTTATATAAAAAAAAATTTAATAAATAGTGATATCGCAAATATAATCACAAATAGCGAATTTATATATCTTATTAGAATACAAGAAGTTTTAAAATGGGAAATTTTATCTGAAAAGAAAAAAATAGGTAGTAATAACTGTCAGAAAGCCTCAGTCAATTATGGTGGAAGAGAATGGATAGCTTGGTTCACAAATGAAATTCCAATTAATGATGGTCCATACATTTTTAATGGTTTACCTGGATTAATTGTTTCAATAGTTGATAAAGATAGAGATTATGAGTTTAATTTGATTGAAATTAAAAAATCCTCAAACTTATTTGATGTTAAAAAGAATACGATAACTATTGATTGGAATAAATTTGAAAAATTAGCAAAAACATATTATGAAAATCCTAATTCTTCTTTAGAACAAAAAATTAAAAGTTATAAATATTATAGATATCAGGATGCAAAAGGAAATGATATTGAGTTAAATTTAAAAGAAATGAACAAGGGACAACAGAATTATATAAAAAGTACAAACAACCCGATAGAACTCAATCATAGAATTGATTACTAA
- a CDS encoding GDP-mannose 4,6-dehydratase: MTYLVTGGSGFIGSHLIEELLKHGHSVINIDNFDDFYDYKVKIKNTLDSIEKNIDFEFSDKESDIQNLISASKSERYTLYDQDIRDKKGLEKIFKNHQFDLIIHLAALAGVRPSIERPLEYEEVNVRGTMNLWELCNQFGIKKFVCASSSSVYGNNEKTPFSETDNVDHPISPYAATKKCGEILGHVYHSLYYIDMIQLRFFTVYGPRQRPDLAIHKFTKLISENKEIPFYGDGNTARDYTYIDDIIDGIVKSIDYLEKNSKVYEIINLGESEVIKLSEMLSAIEQNLDKIAIKKILPMQQGDVQKTNADITKARNLLGYAPTTNFQNGTKKFVEWFLRK; this comes from the coding sequence ATGACGTATCTCGTTACGGGAGGAAGCGGATTTATTGGTTCTCACTTGATAGAAGAATTATTGAAACACGGACATTCTGTCATAAACATTGACAATTTTGATGATTTCTATGATTATAAGGTGAAAATTAAAAATACTTTAGATTCTATTGAAAAAAATATTGATTTTGAATTTTCTGATAAAGAAAGCGACATTCAAAATTTGATTTCCGCATCAAAATCAGAACGTTACACTTTATATGATCAGGATATCAGGGACAAAAAAGGTTTGGAAAAAATATTTAAAAATCATCAGTTTGATTTAATTATTCATCTAGCTGCACTTGCCGGAGTTCGACCATCTATCGAAAGACCTTTAGAATATGAGGAAGTCAATGTTCGAGGAACAATGAATCTTTGGGAACTGTGCAATCAGTTTGGAATTAAAAAATTCGTTTGCGCTTCTTCCTCAAGTGTTTACGGAAACAATGAGAAAACTCCTTTTTCAGAAACCGATAATGTAGACCATCCTATTTCCCCTTACGCTGCAACCAAAAAATGTGGTGAAATTTTAGGTCATGTTTATCACAGCTTGTATTATATCGATATGATTCAGCTAAGGTTTTTTACCGTTTATGGACCGAGACAAAGACCTGATCTAGCGATACATAAATTCACAAAACTGATTTCAGAAAACAAAGAAATCCCTTTCTACGGCGACGGAAACACCGCTAGAGATTACACATACATCGACGATATCATTGATGGAATTGTGAAATCAATTGATTATTTAGAAAAGAATTCTAAAGTGTACGAAATTATTAATCTGGGGGAAAGCGAAGTCATCAAGTTGTCTGAAATGTTGTCTGCTATCGAGCAAAATCTTGACAAAATTGCCATAAAAAAAATACTGCCAATGCAGCAGGGCGATGTGCAGAAAACCAATGCTGACATTACAAAAGCTAGAAATCTGCTTGGTTACGCCCCTACAACAAACTTCCAAAATGGCACAAAAAAATTTGTGGAATGGTTTTTGAGAAAATGA
- a CDS encoding vitamin K epoxide reductase family protein codes for MNFDKLIDHFKLDKQEFYFQFNSHPNYPSALAFSDTLNFLGLKNDAYELDKEYWDELPEEYMALVDNSFSLVKKKGNDFTIYSDKIKTLNKEDLYKNSGDFVLLFEKTENVKTTSFFNFKPFIYLVFGIIILFSFLQFTWYESVFNILSLVGVYISLELFNQKFGQESAVVSNICGGAANSSSQSSCSKIFSSDKTDVLGLKLSDFSLIYFLGITFIGLVLPQSQFILRITAIISILVIFYSFYVQVFVEKSLCRVCLVIIFVLLAQIAISSFFFNMESTLAVVFITAILFISLFFMVAFLNNLMNQKEELKKSNAKNLRFKRNYDLFKRELTDKEKIEFTDNKTFFLGSKEAKLHISVVSNPYCGFCKDAHKIVEDLLLQYPDEISAQMRFNYSNERADEKYTQLISDFLSIYKNKKQKEFLKVVDIWFKNRDENEIKIKSGSENLQDLTNVIQMTAENSSAGLTFTPVFIINGYQFPDKYDREDIHYFISELIEDEDF; via the coding sequence ATGAATTTCGACAAACTCATAGACCATTTCAAACTCGACAAACAGGAATTTTACTTCCAGTTCAATTCTCATCCCAACTATCCTTCGGCTCTGGCTTTCAGTGATACTCTGAACTTTTTAGGGTTAAAAAACGACGCCTACGAATTAGATAAAGAATATTGGGACGAACTGCCGGAAGAATATATGGCGTTGGTTGACAATTCGTTTTCTTTGGTAAAAAAGAAAGGGAATGATTTCACAATTTATTCTGATAAAATAAAAACGCTGAATAAGGAAGATCTTTACAAAAATTCAGGAGATTTTGTGCTTCTTTTTGAGAAAACGGAGAATGTAAAAACGACCTCATTTTTCAATTTTAAACCATTTATTTATTTGGTTTTCGGGATTATTATTCTTTTTTCATTTCTGCAGTTTACTTGGTACGAAAGTGTTTTCAACATTTTGTCGCTGGTAGGAGTTTATATTTCTTTAGAGCTTTTTAATCAAAAATTTGGTCAGGAATCTGCCGTGGTTAGTAATATTTGCGGCGGTGCAGCGAATAGTTCTTCTCAAAGTTCATGTTCCAAGATTTTCTCTTCAGATAAAACAGATGTTTTGGGGCTAAAACTTTCAGATTTTAGCTTGATATATTTCCTTGGAATTACATTTATAGGGCTTGTTTTGCCGCAGTCTCAGTTTATTTTGAGAATTACAGCAATCATTTCGATTCTTGTGATTTTTTACTCATTTTATGTTCAGGTTTTTGTTGAAAAATCACTTTGCAGAGTATGTCTGGTTATTATTTTTGTCTTGTTGGCTCAGATTGCGATCAGTTCTTTCTTTTTTAATATGGAATCAACTTTGGCTGTCGTTTTTATTACCGCCATCTTATTTATTTCTCTGTTTTTTATGGTTGCTTTTTTAAATAATCTGATGAATCAGAAAGAAGAACTCAAAAAATCTAATGCAAAGAATTTAAGGTTTAAAAGAAACTATGACCTTTTCAAAAGAGAACTTACAGATAAAGAAAAAATAGAATTTACAGATAATAAAACATTTTTCTTAGGTAGTAAAGAAGCCAAACTTCATATTTCTGTAGTTTCTAATCCTTACTGCGGATTTTGTAAAGATGCCCATAAGATCGTAGAAGACTTGCTTTTACAATATCCTGATGAGATTTCTGCACAGATGAGGTTTAATTATTCAAATGAAAGGGCTGATGAAAAGTATACTCAACTTATTTCAGATTTTTTGAGCATTTACAAAAACAAAAAACAAAAAGAATTTTTAAAAGTAGTTGATATTTGGTTTAAAAATAGAGATGAAAATGAAATTAAAATAAAATCGGGATCAGAAAATTTGCAAGACCTTACAAATGTTATTCAGATGACTGCGGAAAATAGTTCTGCCGGGCTTACTTTCACACCTGTTTTTATTATTAATGGCTACCAGTTTCCGGATAAATATGATCGTGAAGATATTCATTATTTCATCAGTGAATTGATTGAAGATGAAGATTTTTAA
- a CDS encoding PA0069 family radical SAM protein, with product MQNENIIKGQGAQRNVINRFDRYTFEPEDEDFETIKTTFTEVFPKTIVNQVKSEDLPMEYSMNPYQGCEHGCSYCFARPTHEYWGYSAGIDFERKIMVKKNAPELLEKFFRKRGYKPEPILLSGNTDCYQPAERQFEITRKILQVCLDYRHPVNVLTKNALVLRDLDILKPMAEKNLVSVSLSIPTINEDLRRKMEPRTSSSKNKLKAVEILSQSGIPTHVMVAPIIPGLNSDEPLAILKAISDAGAQSFGYTLVRLNDTVEPVFVKWIEDAFPDRAQKVLNLIRSMRGGKLGDKRIFDRHKGEGNIAEMIHNTFKIGRKKYFQGKEFPKLSTDGFTGTKEQQLRLF from the coding sequence ATGCAGAACGAAAATATCATAAAAGGACAAGGTGCTCAGCGAAATGTAATCAACCGTTTCGACAGATATACCTTTGAGCCTGAAGATGAAGATTTTGAAACCATAAAAACAACATTCACTGAAGTTTTTCCAAAAACTATTGTGAATCAGGTGAAAAGCGAAGATTTGCCGATGGAATATTCTATGAATCCTTATCAGGGTTGTGAACACGGATGTTCTTATTGTTTCGCCAGACCAACGCATGAATATTGGGGTTACAGCGCCGGAATTGATTTTGAAAGAAAAATCATGGTCAAAAAAAATGCTCCGGAATTATTAGAGAAATTTTTCAGAAAGAGAGGCTATAAACCTGAACCGATTTTGCTTTCCGGAAACACAGACTGTTATCAACCTGCCGAAAGACAATTTGAAATTACCCGAAAAATTCTGCAAGTCTGTCTTGATTACAGACATCCTGTCAATGTACTTACAAAAAATGCTTTAGTTCTTAGGGATTTAGATATTTTGAAACCAATGGCTGAAAAGAATTTAGTTTCAGTTTCGTTAAGCATTCCGACCATCAACGAAGATCTTCGAAGAAAGATGGAACCCAGAACAAGTTCTTCAAAAAATAAACTGAAAGCGGTAGAGATTCTTTCTCAAAGTGGAATTCCTACTCATGTCATGGTTGCTCCGATTATTCCGGGGTTGAATAGTGATGAGCCTTTGGCTATTTTAAAAGCCATTTCAGATGCAGGAGCACAAAGTTTTGGCTATACTTTGGTGAGATTAAATGACACCGTGGAACCCGTTTTTGTAAAATGGATTGAAGATGCTTTTCCTGACAGAGCACAAAAAGTTTTAAATCTTATTCGCTCAATGCGTGGCGGAAAATTAGGAGATAAAAGGATCTTTGACAGACACAAAGGTGAAGGGAATATTGCTGAAATGATTCATAATACATTTAAAATAGGGAGAAAGAAATACTTTCAAGGAAAAGAGTTTCCTAAGCTTTCAACTGATGGTTTTACGGGAACTAAAGAGCAGCAACTAAGATTGTTTTAA
- a CDS encoding bacteriocin-like protein codes for MKNLKKINRQELKTIQGGLTCKGGQLCLIDGKWKCMPYDGCGGGNQP; via the coding sequence ATGAAAAATTTAAAAAAGATCAATCGACAAGAATTGAAAACGATTCAGGGAGGTCTTACCTGTAAAGGTGGGCAACTTTGCCTGATCGACGGAAAATGGAAATGCATGCCTTACGACGGATGCGGTGGCGGAAACCAGCCATAA
- a CDS encoding bacteriocin-like protein encodes MKNLKKLSKGELKSISGAGVKELPQPDFCMYYCNGVVICATCSKDFKCPDDTM; translated from the coding sequence ATGAAAAATCTAAAAAAACTTAGCAAAGGCGAGTTAAAATCAATCTCAGGAGCAGGAGTAAAAGAATTGCCACAACCTGACTTCTGTATGTATTATTGCAACGGCGTTGTAATCTGTGCAACTTGTAGTAAAGATTTTAAATGTCCGGATGATACAATGTAA
- a CDS encoding bacteriocin-like protein, whose translation MKNLKKVSRNQMKGINGGALGCSQACCPPPGIKRCPNIYCFAPCPVES comes from the coding sequence ATGAAAAATTTAAAAAAAGTATCAAGAAATCAGATGAAAGGCATTAACGGTGGAGCTTTAGGTTGTTCTCAAGCATGTTGTCCTCCTCCGGGAATAAAAAGATGCCCAAATATTTATTGTTTTGCACCATGTCCTGTAGAATCTTAA
- a CDS encoding DUF389 domain-containing protein, translating to MINFQKLFALPKEEEEDFTFNEIEEGIFFRGHNLWLLVISMGIACIGLNINSPAAVIGAMLISPLMGPIVGAAFGFSIGNRHLMRLGIINWALMIVVALCSSALYFFITPFHSETAQLESFKTATIFDCFLALLGGFAWFLGIVRKEAIKVIAGVAVSTACIPPLCTAGYGIANGNWEYFWGGFYFYLINCFFIAVGTWILSIILGYQKYYLQKNKIKNQKISLFISLISALILIPSILLTKKKWEKEKLKERSESYIKTIKENHPELAIISHENFEEKGEKFLKITLLNDSVAISKNRLDEHNNLVKDIHLIWQYSPKQQNPETAKINEMQAQISELKLEMERLKTKKE from the coding sequence ATGATTAATTTTCAAAAACTTTTTGCTTTACCGAAAGAGGAAGAAGAAGATTTTACCTTTAATGAGATTGAGGAAGGCATTTTCTTTCGTGGTCACAATCTTTGGCTTTTGGTCATCTCGATGGGTATTGCCTGTATCGGCCTAAATATCAATAGTCCGGCAGCGGTAATCGGAGCGATGTTGATATCACCTTTAATGGGACCAATCGTGGGCGCAGCATTCGGTTTTTCGATTGGTAACAGACATTTGATGCGTTTAGGCATTATCAATTGGGCACTAATGATTGTCGTGGCACTTTGCTCGTCTGCATTGTATTTTTTCATCACACCTTTTCATTCAGAAACCGCACAACTCGAAAGCTTTAAAACCGCTACTATTTTTGACTGTTTTTTAGCATTATTAGGAGGTTTTGCGTGGTTTTTGGGCATTGTAAGAAAAGAAGCGATCAAAGTAATTGCGGGAGTTGCAGTTTCTACCGCATGCATTCCGCCACTTTGTACCGCCGGATACGGAATAGCAAATGGAAATTGGGAATATTTCTGGGGAGGATTTTACTTTTACTTAATCAACTGTTTCTTTATCGCAGTTGGCACTTGGATTCTTAGTATTATTTTAGGTTATCAAAAATACTACCTTCAGAAAAACAAAATTAAAAACCAAAAAATATCTCTTTTTATCAGTTTAATTTCTGCTTTAATTCTTATTCCAAGCATTCTACTGACAAAAAAGAAATGGGAAAAAGAAAAGCTTAAAGAAAGATCTGAAAGTTACATTAAAACCATCAAAGAAAACCATCCGGAACTCGCTATTATCAGTCACGAAAATTTTGAGGAAAAGGGAGAGAAGTTTTTAAAAATCACATTATTAAACGACAGTGTAGCAATCAGCAAAAACAGATTAGACGAACACAATAATCTTGTAAAAGACATCCATCTTATTTGGCAGTATTCACCAAAACAGCAAAATCCAGAAACAGCAAAAATAAACGAAATGCAGGCGCAAATTTCTGAATTAAAGCTAGAAATGGAACGATTAAAAACCAAAAAAGAATAA
- a CDS encoding WG repeat-containing protein has translation MKKLLFILFGIIISCNSKSQDKIDLSQKNISISEKDVVTGWKRILLNKPNKWGFIDDNNSVKIPFIYDFVNPFDENKLVYAKDKGKELYINSTGEIIIPAIYEKVGLFSEGLVEAKKDGKYGFLDTKGNVAIPFKYDGVDSFYQGLCIVSRNNKFGFINKNGKEVIPLIYESVQNSHADNIVIVSKGSKWAFIDNNGKLLSDFIYDKVFSGYNLNIKPLSNISEVTTYFKNGAVLVFKDRKYEFLNEKIEPAFPNNKFDSASVFDTYNNAIVKRNGKYGMIKPNGEAKVSIEYDFVEYFDSNHNSSEYYNARKGKIYSIFNRNLKKLGESYEPVYNDFSNKTPFVIFKNLENKYGMIASTGEEIIPFDFDEIYKIERTNLFSVSQKNKFGIIDEKGKIKIPVQYKIIYPLYDKFDDEELRKKNLFIADGKVINSNNHVLIDGYNSMTPIFNNHNFLSVSKNKKFGIIDINKKIILPLEYDEISNWTEYGPRHSKFIIKNGKTGLIDHETFKITIPPIYDKFRYLNGLIFAKKQNKEGIIDEEGNVLCDFIYDEIYPNLSDFYSYNSTEPRIYAKKGNSYLQINAKGKIVKSNLTRKFVIENSEIPVINRKQIPEPPLPPRTK, from the coding sequence ATGAAAAAACTTCTATTTATTTTGTTTGGAATCATAATTTCTTGTAATTCTAAATCACAAGATAAAATAGATTTGTCGCAGAAAAATATTTCAATTTCCGAAAAAGATGTTGTAACAGGATGGAAAAGAATATTACTTAATAAACCAAATAAATGGGGTTTTATTGATGATAACAATAGTGTGAAAATTCCATTCATCTATGATTTTGTAAATCCTTTTGATGAAAATAAACTGGTTTATGCGAAGGATAAAGGAAAAGAACTTTACATTAATTCCACAGGAGAAATAATAATTCCTGCTATATATGAAAAAGTAGGTCTTTTTTCAGAAGGATTGGTAGAAGCGAAAAAAGATGGAAAATATGGGTTTTTAGATACCAAAGGAAATGTTGCAATTCCATTTAAATATGATGGTGTAGATTCTTTTTATCAGGGATTATGTATTGTCTCAAGAAATAATAAATTTGGTTTTATCAATAAAAATGGTAAAGAGGTGATTCCTCTTATTTATGAATCTGTACAAAACTCACATGCAGACAATATTGTAATTGTTTCCAAAGGATCAAAATGGGCTTTTATTGATAACAATGGCAAACTTCTTTCTGATTTTATTTATGATAAGGTTTTCAGCGGGTATAATTTAAATATAAAACCTCTCTCAAACATAAGTGAAGTAACAACATACTTTAAAAATGGAGCTGTTTTAGTTTTTAAAGATAGAAAATACGAATTCCTTAATGAAAAAATAGAACCTGCTTTTCCCAATAATAAATTTGACTCGGCATCGGTTTTTGACACCTACAATAATGCAATTGTTAAAAGGAATGGTAAATATGGAATGATTAAACCTAATGGTGAAGCAAAAGTATCGATAGAATATGATTTTGTAGAGTATTTTGATTCAAATCACAATTCTTCGGAATATTATAATGCCAGAAAAGGCAAGATATATTCTATTTTTAATAGGAATCTGAAAAAATTAGGAGAATCTTATGAACCAGTTTACAATGATTTTTCTAATAAAACCCCTTTTGTAATTTTTAAAAATCTAGAAAATAAATACGGAATGATTGCTTCCACTGGAGAAGAAATTATCCCTTTTGATTTTGATGAAATTTACAAAATTGAAAGGACTAATCTCTTCTCAGTTTCTCAAAAGAATAAATTCGGTATCATTGATGAGAAAGGAAAAATCAAAATTCCTGTTCAATACAAAATAATATACCCGCTGTATGATAAATTTGATGACGAAGAACTTCGTAAAAAGAATTTGTTTATTGCTGATGGCAAAGTAATAAATAGTAATAATCATGTATTAATAGATGGATATAATTCGATGACTCCAATATTTAATAATCATAATTTTCTTAGCGTTTCCAAAAACAAAAAATTCGGAATTATTGATATCAACAAAAAAATAATTCTTCCTTTAGAATATGATGAAATTTCTAATTGGACAGAATATGGACCAAGACATTCAAAATTTATTATCAAAAACGGAAAAACCGGTTTAATCGATCATGAAACTTTTAAAATCACCATTCCGCCTATTTATGATAAATTTAGGTATCTCAATGGCTTAATTTTCGCTAAGAAACAAAACAAAGAAGGAATTATAGATGAGGAAGGAAATGTTTTGTGTGATTTTATTTATGATGAAATTTATCCTAATCTAAGTGATTTCTACAGCTATAATAGTACTGAACCAAGAATTTATGCAAAAAAAGGAAATTCTTATCTTCAAATTAATGCTAAAGGAAAAATTGTAAAATCAAACTTAACTCGAAAATTTGTAATTGAGAATTCTGAAATTCCCGTTATTAATAGAAAACAAATACCAGAACCGCCTTTGCCTCCAAGAACTAAGTAG